Proteins co-encoded in one Brassica oleracea var. oleracea cultivar TO1000 chromosome C4, BOL, whole genome shotgun sequence genomic window:
- the LOC106336697 gene encoding uncharacterized protein LOC106336697: MRFRKGSRVEVLSLRETPYGAWRTAEILSGNGHTYSVRYYSFGFAKDETLEERVARKMIRPCPPLIDVYRWESGELVEVLDHVFWKPATVLKELSGRCYVVRLLGAAAVELTVHKVNLRARQSWRDERWCLIEKVSCSVKSSTLTGSDANQNLKTRKTSVVSIRLVKRPSPCESAESCTGTPKKMRLTEEAAAAKNGFRQMVRVRSKRFSSDDTSDACSVGSCSPIRYDESTSFLDGSSSQDADSCSSDAESSKGCRQEVRRSCRPELSTYRSTLGKLFAQGPLNWDQEASLTDLRLSLDISTDEHLMEIRNLTSSAGTSLQCGISCYIFFFSKRVLIVICIGNRMEERTV, encoded by the exons ATGAGATTTAGAAAAGGAAGCAGAGTTGAGGTTTTAAGCCTCAGAGAGACACCTTATGGCGCGTGGCGAACAGCCGAGATTCTTTCAGGCAATGGTCACACGTACAGCGTTCGATACTACTCGTTCGGGTTTGCAAAAGATGAGACATTGGAGGAGAGAGTTGCGAGGAAGATGATCAGGCCGTGTCCTCCGCTAATCGATGTATACAGGTGGGAATCTGGCGAACTAGTTGAGGTTCTTGATCACGTTTTCTGGAAACCCGCTACGGTCCTCAAGGAGTTGTCGGGACGATGCTACGTGGTTCGGTTACTTGGCGCCGCCGCGGTGGAACTTACGGTTCATAAAGTTAACCTCAGGGCTCGACAATCTTGGCGAGATGAAAGATGGTGTCTGATTGAAAAGGTATCTTGTTCTGTGAAGTCCTCTACGTTGACTGGTTCTGATGCAAACCAGAATCTAAAGACACGTAAGACGAGTGTTGTTTCTATAAGACTGGTGAAGAGACCTTCACCCTGTGAGTCTGCTGAATCATGCACGGGAACTCCTAAGAAGATGAGATTGACGGAGGAAGCTGCTGCTGCGAAGAATGGTTTCCGTCAAATGGTGAGGGTAAGATCAAAAAGGTTTAGTAGTGATGATACTAGTGATGCATGCTCGGTTGGTAGTTGTAGCCCTATTAGATATGATGAGTCAACTTCTTTTCTAGATGGTTCTTCTAGCCAAGACGCAGACTCTTGTAGTAGTGATGCAGAGTCTTCAAAAGGATGCAGACAAGAAGTGAGGAGGTCCTGTAGGCCTGAACTGTCCACATACCGGAGTACACTGGGGAAGCTATTTGCTCAAGGCCCACTAAACTGGGATCAGGAAGCATCACTAACGGATCTCCGACTTTCTCTTGATATATCAACTGATGAACATTTGATGGAGATAAGAAACCTAACGTCTTCTGCTG GTACTTCCCTGCAATGTGGAATCAGCTGTTACATATTTTTCTTTTCCAAGAGGGTTCTTATAGTGATCTGTATAGGCAACAGAATGGAAGAAA GAACAGTGTAG
- the LOC106340936 gene encoding F-box/kelch-repeat protein At2g44630-like, whose product MSPSQFSSLPQDIVWQVLARVPKRSYPLLACASKNFRLLVRSPEIHKIRSLLRKDSLYICFMDKTNRPQTPHWFTLRRTENNPIENEYVSVDLAFPDHDESNASIIAYGPEIFFVCGAHVHSSNLWVFDSRSGQFRRGPSMNVTRMYKSVGLVGSKIYVVGGNMAGDIQAESFDLKTETWEPAPSLEEEMTWLSAATVSLDRKVCALMLVGACAVCYDTRDGSCTEFKIKIEEWWKTRACVIDNVLYVYYGRLGLMWYDTKMRVWRLVTGLGDLKKVRSVGMVEYYGKLAVLWKEHSGGATKEIWCRMIGLERSEDGISGTAEESSQLLGSVPRCFRLHRVLSVSD is encoded by the coding sequence ATGTCGCCTTCACAGTTCTCCTCACTGCCTCAGGACATCGTGTGGCAAGTCTTAGCCCGCGTGCCGAAACGCTCATACCCACTCCTCGCTTGCGCCTCCAAGAACTTCCGTCTTCTTGTTCGTTCGCCGGAGATTCACAAGATTCGCTCTCTCCTCCGCAAAGATTCCCTCTACATCTGCTTCATGGACAAAACCAACCGTCCCCAGACCCCACACTGGTTCACTCTCCGCAGAACCGAGAATAATCCGATAGAGAACGAGTACGTCTCCGTGGATCTTGCGTTTCCTGATCACGACGAGTCCAACGCCTCGATCATCGCATATGGCCCGGAGATTTTCTTTGTATGCGGAGCACACGTTCACTCATCAAACCTGTGGGTCTTTGACTCTCGCTCTGGACAGTTTCGCCGAGGACCAAGCATGAACGTGACTCGAATGTACAAAAGCGTGGGGTTAGTCGGGAGTAAGATATACGTTGTCGGAGGCAACATGGCCGGTGACATTCAAGCCGAGTCGTTTGACCTGAAGACGGAAACTTGGGAGCCAGCGCCGAGTCTTGAGGAAGAGATGACGTGGCTCTCGGCTGCCACGGTGTCATTAGACAGGAAGGTTTGTGCGTTGATGCTTGTTGGAGCCTGCGCTGTTTGCTACGATACTAGAGATGGTTCTTGTACGGAGTTCAAGATCAAAATCGAAGAGTGGTGGAAAACACGTGCGTGTGTGATCGACAATGTGCTCTACGTTTATTATGGTAGACTCGGGTTGATGTGGTATGACACTAAGATGAGGGTATGGAGATTGGTAACTGGTTTGGGTGATCTCAAGAAGGTTCGGTCTGTTGGAATGGTGGAATACTATGGAAAGTTGGCGGTTTTGTGGAAAGAACATAGTGGTGGTGCAACGAAGGAGATTTGGTGTAGGATGATTGGTTTGGAGAGGAGTGAAGATGGGATCAGTGGGACTGCAGAAGAGT